AGGTAGGAGAAGAATCCAAAACCTGACTAGGATGTCATATACAATGATGCATGGGAATTAAGTCAATGTGCAAATAATCAAAGGTAGTGCCTGAAACAACAGTGCTTAATGTTTAATTATCATACTAATATCAGTGGAATTACAAATGTCATTGAGAGCAAAGCTAACCAAAGTATTTAAGTTGAAGTGTTTAACTAAGCACTTTGCATTatacaattttgttttctacTACAATTTCATCATACGAATATCAGTGGAATTACAAATGTCATTGAGAGCAAAGCTAACCAAAGTATTTAAGTTGAAGTGTTTAACTAAGCACTTTGCATTatacaattttgttttctacTACAATTTCATCATACGAATATCAGTGGAATTACAAATGTCATTGAGAGCAAAGCTAACCAAAGTATTTAAGTTGAAGTGTTTAACTAAGCACTTTGCATTatacaattttgttttctacTACAATTTCACTTCTGATCGTCTAACTTCAAAACATAACTGGAAAGGATGTATACTTGGGAAGTGTAGATGTCTCACATCGATCTGAGAGTTATGAAACTTTGAATGAGCTTATGAGAAGTTGGGTTAGTCCTACCATTGCTTGCTGGTTTTGGGGTGCAATCCTCATGATATATTAGAGCAAGGTTCGTCAGAGTATGAAGCCTAACGAGCATATGTATTTCACATCATTCAGTTAAACCTTAGCTTTCTTCATATGCATCATTGCATAATCTTTTGTTGTAAGAGAAAAAAATCGGAGACCTagcaaaatcattttttttcactAATGGCAGGCATAGCCTATCAGAGAGGTGATTTGTGTTAGCTGatgcaagtgaaaaaaaatacagaagatAAACACAATTACACTAACCTAAAATAATTTTGGGAAAGCACTTAGATATGTTGAAAATTACATACAAAGTCTTTATGTATAAAAGGATTTCTGATGTTGCTTTTACGCAGGATTTATTCAATGCGTGTAATGATTGTTGAACTGAAGATATATATTCTGGAACTaagatcctctttggatctAAAGATTCTGGgcttaaggatcaaatgatccgggCCGTTGAAAATTGATCCAATGActacaatcattataacttttagaggggtctcctgtttgtagccgttggatcaaatttcaatggtccggatcatttgatccttaggcCCAGGATCTGGGTTCTATATTCTACATATCTAGATTGACTTATCCAAAGGACATTGTCGATTTATACTTCATCGTCGCAGAAAATGTTGAGATTGTGTATCATACGTCGGGAAAAGAATGGACTTTGCACATACTTATAAGTCTTCGATTACTCTCCATGCATAttgctaattagttttatagtgcAACCTCAAACCTTCTTCATAAGCAACTCATAATCTCCTATCTTACACAAATTCTATCATGCTTTGGTGCAAGAATGCatcaaatgaaaaagaattgCATATGCAACCAAAGATACAACTAAGAATCTAACAgcaaaaattttaatatatactATACATGTACATACTATAAAGTCCTCATATCTTCAACACAACACCAAGAGTCAACAGGTAAGGTTTagaatacattaaaaaaaatattaaaaataaataaataaataaaagcagtTAGGTTTCACAAAAGTGCTTCTAGCGAACGAGCCATAACTGTCACCACAGAGCAAAAAGATAACATTCACATTTCAGCGATTTCACAATATGAAAAGGCTACAAAACATGGGTAAGCAAAAGTTGGAGTGGTGGGCAATTGAACTGAACCATGATTAAAAGCAAATTGAATACTGaagttgttttatttatttattttttttttatttaagctCTCAATCATGGAAATTCAAAAatgacacttatttatatgaaaatttaaatttgggaaTTGTAAgtcccaaatttcaagttttttttttccacacaaaaattttaaatttccatgtttaaaaatccaaacaaaaaaattgatacatgtcaatttataaattttaacttttatctaaatttcaaatttaactCCTTCATTCAAACATTTTGTAACACAAGTTTAAATTGAAATGTTATGCAACTTGTGTGAAGCAGGAGCTGTGTACGAGGTTGCAGCTGCCTCAAGGTGATAATAGAATAGATACGAACTGTGGACAACAAGGCCTATTAGCTCAGCTGGTTAGAGCGTCGTGCTAATAACGCGAAGGTCGCAGGTTCGAGACCTGCATGGGCCacttttttatctttctttgaATAGACAGAAAGTGTGATTTTTTATCTTTCCTTGAATAGACAGAAAGTCTGCTTTAAGAATTTGAAATCCCTTGATTAAgatctgtttttatttttttgaaagaaGCTATAAAGGACTTCTGGCAAACGAACcaagaaatcaagaaaaataatttttaatttattatctaagagaagaataatattaaacaatattcgtttataatttttttgtttttagtttttagtttttttttttttttttttagtgtgctgATATGAGAAAAGTTACGGCGAAAGGAGGTTCTAAAGAAGGGTGATGGGGAAAATGGGAAGAGATaaggaagaatgaatgaaacaaaatcttgaaagtgaaaacaagatagaatatttttttcatttttagttttcattttgtgtcCATTTCTTGCACATTTCTTAGACTCTTCTTCATCCCTCCATATTCTATGTATCCCTTTGTATTTCTACGctatcattcacaccaaaagtAATAGTGAATaatgaaataattatcaaatagGCTTGTGGTACAAAAACCTTTAAGTATCATTCATCCGCCCATTTGGTTAGAATGAATACTTGGCTATtcaaggttttgaaaaaaatccTTCTTAAAACATTTTACAACCGATCTATGAAATTTCGTGCttataattataaattattatgtaGAGatggttgagagagagagagagagagttcatcCATCAACTTCATTATTCAAATAGAATTGTacaaaagagaattaaattccATCCCAAAAGCAAAGTACCTCTAtagggagaaagaaagaaaaaaaaaaaaaaaaaaacaaaaacaaaaaaaacaaatgtgaTCACTAAATGATCACTGCCAAGAGCTAATGACatcccaaaattttgtttaccGTATTATACACCTcaattaaaatcaataatcaaattacccatttcacatgcataaccaaaaTCTCCCTTCTTCTCAAGACTCCTTAATTAGGGTAGGCAGAGAGCCATATGCGTATTCTTCTAGTAACTAAGTAGACCTTCATCAAAATTGAGCCACCATCAAAATCACTCACTCTCCTACGGCGAATTCGTGGCGCTTACTGGCTTGCCTCTTCCCATGGTGAAACCCCTACTACCATCTGGCATTCTTGGACCCTTGGAATTCTGTTTTGCAGATGACTCACACTGGATGGTGCTGCTTGATAGCGGAGACGGGGCAATCAGGCCACGACTACTCTGGCTCTGCCCGCGTCCTCGGCCCTTACCGCGCCCCCACGCCCATCCTTTCTTGGACCCCGCTGAATTTTCTTCACCCTACGCAAACAGATTTTCATGTGAGATAAAGATGTTATTATACCGCATTTTGTACCACACCTTTAATAGAAGTGTGATCCACTTGTATAGGTGGATCTCGCCTCTATAAAGTACGGCACATGATGTAAAAGGAAATGTAATAACATGATAACGTGACTGGTTATGCAATAAAGGACTTACATTAGGACTAtcaatgaccaattcaaggTTGCTTGGGTGACAAGTTTCTTCTGCACAATCATATAATGGCTCTTCATCCTCTAAAATGCCATCGAAATCAGACTTTCTGTTCTTCAAAACAGACTTTGGCTGAAAATTATGGTGTACCAGAAGCAATGAGGCCTTGTCAAATACAATTAGGTCTATATGAATATGTAGACGTTTTACAGAAAACCACATCCTTTGTTGTTTTATGGACATACCGAGCGTCTGAGCAGCATCCTTACTCGGAGACCTTTTCTCCAGTTCCTTTCATCACTCAACTTTTCAACCTGATGAATGAAAAATGTTAAGAATACAAAGGATGGAATCCGAAGTTATAATGGCATTAAACATACCGCTCTCTCCGTTATGTCTGTTGTTTCATACTCCACAAGTGCATGAAGCtgcataaaaatgtaaaatgagaagaaaaattcTAAGAAAGTTCTTGTGAAATGATATAACTATTAGAACAAAATGGTTAATTTACTCTTGTACCTTGTTGCTGATAATGAAATCGCCTTTCGAGCGAGAAGAATTGGATTCATGGGGATGGCATATTCGGATGGTTTTCACGCTGTTCTTGACAGAAAGTGTAAATATGCAGTGATGATCCTCTCATAATAGAtaacacaaaaaaaagaaagaacatgGAAAAACTTGGTGCGAAAAATCCAACCTTCCAACCACACTGAATATCTTCTCTAGGTTTTGATGAGAGTGATCTTCAGGCAAATTCTCTGCCACAACCGTGCGAGACTACAAGAACGGAAAAAGAACAAACACAGCATAAAAAGATTCATGAGAAAACTTAAATCGATGTAGTTTAATTAGTAAGCatctgtttttactttttacctgCAATTCCTCTTTGTCCTTTTCAGTAAAAGGATGCTTACGTCGAACCTTCTTGCCATCCTCGTTTACAACCttcaataaaattattaaagaacAAGGATGAAAGCTTGAAGACCAAATGAGTAATACTATCTGGGAACGAAGAATGACAACAAAACTATCAGCAATTTAATCAGACAATTTACCAGCTTTAAAGAAGACCGGAGCGCTTGGGCGAGAATATGGTTGTTACTAATAAGTGACTTCATTTTTTTGGTGGAGGCAACAACAGATATTGGAACTGTTATAAAATACATAATTATGCATGAATTAAAATGTGGAACAAAAAATTACTTAAATCTGCAGAGAGTAGTTTCTGAAATTTCCTACCAAAGCCTTCGGGATCTTTACTTATGTGTTTCGCTAAGGATTCATTTGCCAGCAGGCTCATGTCACTGAACTGGTACTCCACCTGTTTTGTGCAAAAAAATCGGTTCAGAAGGCGCTGTCATGGTCCAGTCCTAATTGTTTAATGATGATGGGCATCGGTAAGGATAACACAAATCCATATGTTAGAAGAATTTAACATCTCATGCATTGCAAATTTGAAAGAGTGAAATGATGGCTCATAATTTCTAGAGGATCTCCAACTGTTTAAGACATTTCGATACAGGTTTCGTTATGGGACATCGATAGCATTGGACGAACGCTTTCAATGGCTTCTTATATTAAACTGGATAAGATCCACAACGAAAATCCTATTTCCGAAAATTAAGAAACTGCGTGGCAAGGGAGAGAAGTGGGCAATCGGAATTGGAGGTTTTGAACCCACTTTATGCCAATTGGTGTTGGTACCATATTAGACAACCactaaagcttgaaaattcaaacGATTAGTGTAATCTCACTTGTAAAAGCCATGGTGGGAGTGTAATAAGTGAAGGTCCTAAAAGGAAGATCCCAGTTTGCCCAACATG
This genomic stretch from Pyrus communis chromosome 2, drPyrComm1.1, whole genome shotgun sequence harbors:
- the LOC137722863 gene encoding la-related protein 6C-like, whose protein sequence is MAQAHPPGEKTQEVPEMGVKGNPRSPSFKFNAQAPEFVPRSHAQMPISGYFYPCFHFLGDTASPDWFYVEDQELPPYLISNNPNIDPLSNRSKNAIPDDLQQKIIKQVEYQFSDMSLLANESLAKHISKDPEGFVPISVVASTKKMKSLISNNHILAQALRSSLKLVVNEDGKKVRRKHPFTEKDKEELQSRTVVAENLPEDHSHQNLEKIFSVVGSVKTIRICHPHESNSSRSKGDFIISNKLHALVEYETTDITERAVEKLSDERNWRKGLRVRMLLRRSPKSVLKNRKSDFDGILEDEEPLYDCAEETCHPSNLELVIDSPNGEENSAGSKKGWAWGRGKGRGRGQSQSSRGLIAPSPLSSSTIQCESSAKQNSKGPRMPDGSRGFTMGRGKPVSATNSP